From the Solanum lycopersicum chromosome 10, SLM_r2.1 genome, one window contains:
- the XIP1-1-beta gene encoding X intrinsic isoform 1 (isoform 1 is encoded by transcript variant 1; The RefSeq protein has 1 frameshift compared to this genomic sequence), whose protein sequence is MASNSNVVFGDEESQISGGTNRVQPCSSTPRNRINTIDDDEGKKHNFLSLSQRLGVADFFCLDVWRASMGELLGSAVLVFMLDTIVISTFESETKMPNLIMSILIAVVITILLLAVVPVSGGHINPVISFSAALVGIISMSRAIIYIVAQCVGAILGALALRAVVSSSIEDTFSLGGCTVTIIAPGPNGPVIVGLETAQALWLEIFCTFVFLFASIWMAYDHRQAKALGHVTVLSIVGLVLGLLVFISTTVTAKKGYGGAGINPARCLGPAIIRGGHLWDGHWIFWVGPTIGCVAFYVYTKIIPTKHFLAEYGFKHDFVGVVKALSNV, encoded by the exons ATGGCTTCTAATAGTAATGTTGTTTTTGGTGATGAGGAAAGCCAGATTTCTGGTGGGACTAATAGAGTTCAACCTTGTTCTTCTACACCAAGAAA CAGGATTAAtactattgatgatgatgagggaAAGAAGCACAATTTTCTTTCACTCTCTCAAAGGCTGGGCGTTGCTGACTTTTTTTGTTTGGAT GTATGGCGAGCATCGATGGGAGAACTCCTAGGTTCAGCGGTTCTTGTTTTCATGTTGGATACTATAGTAATTTCCACTTTCGAAAGTGAGacgaaaatgccaaatttgatcATGTCCATTCTCATAGCAGTTGTGATCACAATTCTACTCCT TGTTGTTCCGGTGTCCGGAGGCCATATCAATCCGGTTATCTCTTTCTCGGCCGCGCTCGTCGGAATTATATCGATGTCAAGAGCCATAATTTACATTGTGGCACAATGTGTTGGTGCAATTTTAGGTGCACTAGCTCTCAGAGCTGTGGTTAGTTCATCGATTGAAGACACTTTCTCACTCGGTGGTTGTACCGTCACAATAATTGCACCGGGCCCAAATGGGCCTGTTATTGTGGGCCTAGAGACGGCCCAAGCCTTATGGCTAGAGATCTTttgtacatttgtttttctctttgCTTCAATTTGGATGGCTTATGATCATAGACAAGCTAAGGCTCTTGGCCATGTAACTGTCTTGTCCATTGTTGGTCTAGTGTTAGGCCTTCTAGTGTTTATCTCGACCACGGTGACCGCAAAAAAGGGCTACGGAGGGGCTGGGATTAACCCGGCGAGATGTTTGGGGCCAGCTATTATTAGAGGAGGTCACCTTTGGGATGGACATTGGATCTTTTGGGTTGGACCAACTATTGGTTGTGTAGCCTTCTATGTGTACACAAAAATCATTCCAACAAAGCATTTTCTTGCAGAATATGGATTTAAGCATGATTTTGTTGGAGTTGTTAAGGCTTTGTCGAATGTATAA
- the XIP1-1-beta gene encoding X intrinsic isoform 2 (isoform 2 is encoded by transcript variant 2; The RefSeq protein has 1 frameshift compared to this genomic sequence), with amino-acid sequence MASNSNVVFGDEESQISGGTNRVQPCSSTPRKINTIDDDEGKKHNFLSLSQRLGVADFFCLDVWRASMGELLGSAVLVFMLDTIVISTFESETKMPNLIMSILIAVVITILLLAVVPVSGGHINPVISFSAALVGIISMSRAIIYIVAQCVGAILGALALRAVVSSSIEDTFSLGGCTVTIIAPGPNGPVIVGLETAQALWLEIFCTFVFLFASIWMAYDHRQAKALGHVTVLSIVGLVLGLLVFISTTVTAKKGYGGAGINPARCLGPAIIRGGHLWDGHWIFWVGPTIGCVAFYVYTKIIPTKHFLAEYGFKHDFVGVVKALSNV; translated from the exons ATGGCTTCTAATAGTAATGTTGTTTTTGGTGATGAGGAAAGCCAGATTTCTGGTGGGACTAATAGAGTTCAACCTTGTTCTTCTACACCAAGAAA GATTAAtactattgatgatgatgagggaAAGAAGCACAATTTTCTTTCACTCTCTCAAAGGCTGGGCGTTGCTGACTTTTTTTGTTTGGAT GTATGGCGAGCATCGATGGGAGAACTCCTAGGTTCAGCGGTTCTTGTTTTCATGTTGGATACTATAGTAATTTCCACTTTCGAAAGTGAGacgaaaatgccaaatttgatcATGTCCATTCTCATAGCAGTTGTGATCACAATTCTACTCCT TGTTGTTCCGGTGTCCGGAGGCCATATCAATCCGGTTATCTCTTTCTCGGCCGCGCTCGTCGGAATTATATCGATGTCAAGAGCCATAATTTACATTGTGGCACAATGTGTTGGTGCAATTTTAGGTGCACTAGCTCTCAGAGCTGTGGTTAGTTCATCGATTGAAGACACTTTCTCACTCGGTGGTTGTACCGTCACAATAATTGCACCGGGCCCAAATGGGCCTGTTATTGTGGGCCTAGAGACGGCCCAAGCCTTATGGCTAGAGATCTTttgtacatttgtttttctctttgCTTCAATTTGGATGGCTTATGATCATAGACAAGCTAAGGCTCTTGGCCATGTAACTGTCTTGTCCATTGTTGGTCTAGTGTTAGGCCTTCTAGTGTTTATCTCGACCACGGTGACCGCAAAAAAGGGCTACGGAGGGGCTGGGATTAACCCGGCGAGATGTTTGGGGCCAGCTATTATTAGAGGAGGTCACCTTTGGGATGGACATTGGATCTTTTGGGTTGGACCAACTATTGGTTGTGTAGCCTTCTATGTGTACACAAAAATCATTCCAACAAAGCATTTTCTTGCAGAATATGGATTTAAGCATGATTTTGTTGGAGTTGTTAAGGCTTTGTCGAATGTATAA
- the LOC101253632 gene encoding uncharacterized protein produces the protein MMAPRRPIHAVSTWVKRQPPKVKAFLAVVTGMTVLVLLRAIVHDHDNLFVAAEAVHAIGISVLIYKLTKEKTCAGISLKSQELTALFLAVRLYCSFVMEYDIHTLLDLATLATTLWVIFMIRFKLESSYMEDKDNCSVYYVVIPCAALALLIHPSTSHHLINRIFWAFCVYLEAVSVLPQLRVMQNTQIVEPFTAHYVFALGVARFLSCAHWILQVLDSNGHLLVALGHGLWPSMVLISEVVQTFILADFCYYYVKSVFGGQLVLRLPSGVV, from the exons ATGATGGCTCCGAGGAGGCCGATCCACGCTGTGTCAACATGGGTTAAACGGCAACCGCCAAAGGTAAAGGCTTTTCTGGCAGTGGTCACCGGAATGACAGTTCTGGTGCTGCTACGTGCCATTGTTCACGATCACGACAACCTTTTCGTCGCCGCCGAGGCTGTTCACGCCATCGGAATATCCGTTCTTATCTATAAGCTCACCAAAGAGAAAACTTGTGCTG GGATTTCACTCAAATCCCAGGAGCTCACTGCTCTGTTTTTGGCTGTCAGACTGTATTGTAGTTTTGTCATGGAATATGATATACATACCTTACTTGATTTAGCTACATTGGCGACAACGTTGTGGGTTATTTTTATGATCCGATTTAAACTTGAATCAAGTTACATGGAGGACAAAGACAATTGTTCAGTTTATTACGTG GTCATCCCTTGTGCTGCCTTAGCCTTGCTAATTCATCCATCGACATCACATCACTTAATCAATAGAATCTTCTGGGCTTTCTGTGTTTACTTGGAGGCGGTTTCTGTGCTTCCTCAACTTCGTGTCATGCAAAACACTCAG ATAGTTGAACCATTCACGGCTCACTATGTATTTGCGTTGGGTGTTGCGAGGTTCTTAAGCTGCGCTCATTGGATTCTCCAG GTTTTGGACAGTAACGGCCATCTACTAGTTGCGTTGGGTCATGGTCTATGGCCTTCAATGGTGCTTATATCTGAAGTTGTTCAGACATTCATCTTAGCAGACTTCTGTTACTACTACGTTAAAAG TGTTTTCGGAGGACAGCTGGTTTTGCGCCTTCCTTCAGGGGTTGTGTAA